In the genome of Streptomyces sp. V2I9, one region contains:
- a CDS encoding VOC family protein produces the protein MASTGAVRQVQITFDCASPQRVARFWCEVLGYVVPPPPEGFATWEAYELTRPPEERDAAFVCQDPNGVGPRMYFQRVPEGKVVKNRVHLCVRVGTGLVGAERLAALEAERDRLIPLGAACERVLLADEENESCIVMRDVEGNEFCLD, from the coding sequence ATGGCTTCGACAGGTGCGGTCAGGCAGGTACAGATCACCTTCGACTGCGCGTCACCGCAGCGCGTCGCGCGTTTCTGGTGCGAGGTATTGGGGTATGTCGTCCCGCCGCCGCCCGAGGGGTTCGCCACCTGGGAGGCGTACGAGCTGACCCGGCCGCCCGAGGAGCGGGACGCGGCCTTCGTCTGCCAGGACCCGAACGGGGTCGGGCCCCGGATGTACTTCCAGCGCGTACCCGAGGGCAAGGTCGTCAAGAACCGGGTCCACCTCTGCGTCCGGGTCGGTACCGGCCTCGTCGGCGCGGAGCGCCTCGCCGCGCTGGAGGCGGAGCGGGACCGGCTGATCCCGCTCGGCGCCGCATGCGAGCGTGTGTTGCTCGCCGACGAGGAGAACGAGTCCTGCATCGTGATGCGGGACGTCGAGGGCAACGAGTTCTGCCTCGACTGA